From the genome of Myxococcota bacterium:
GCTCGCGCACTGCACCGCCATGCTGGGCGGTCACGTCACCGACCGGCTGCGCGACGAGGTCGAGCGCGACGGGCACGTCGCCGCGCGACTCTCGCGCATGATCGACGACTTCCGCGCCGCGCGCGCCGCCGCGATCTCCGACGACCTCGACGCGATCGCCGCCTACACGCGTCGCAACGCGATCATCCTCGCGCTCACGCTGATCGCCGCGCTCGCCGCGGGCCTCGCGACCTCGGCGCGCCTGTCGCGCCAGATCGTGGCCGACGTGGTCGAGACCACGACCGAGCTCGCGCTGGCGGTCGCCGACGGCGACCTGACCCGCCGGGTCGAGATCCGGCGCGACGACGAGCTGGGCAGTGTCTCGCGCGCCCTGCGCGGCATGATCGACGGCCTGCGTACGCTGGTCGGCCAGGTGAAGGGCTCGGTCGAAGTGCTGGCCCAGACGGTCGAAGAGCTGACTCCCGCCGCGGAGCAGATCGAGAAGGGCGCCGAGTCACTGGGCGTGAGCTCGGTGCAGGTCGACGACGCGACCCAGTCGGCGGGCGAGAACCTGGGCGCGGTCGCCGCCGCCGCGGGTCAGTCGAGCCGCAGCGCGATCGAGCTGGCCGAGGGCGCCGCGGTGGTCATGAACAGCATGGACACCGCCCGCGAGCAGGTCGAGTCGATCAGCGCTTCGATCCGCTCGGTGTCGACCGCGGTCGAGGAGCTGTCGGCGTCGCTCGGCGAGGTGGCGAAGAGCTCGAATCACTCGGCCGACATCGCGGGCAAGGCCGCGAACACGGCGCGCGAGACCAACAAGGTGTTCGAGAAGCTCGGCGTGGCGGCGCAGGAGATCGGAAACGTGGTCGGAGT
Proteins encoded in this window:
- a CDS encoding HAMP domain-containing methyl-accepting chemotaxis protein — protein: MQRLTLRGRLLLGFVAVLMLPIGSAVWAFRGALEVRTYTRSLAQNHYPVLDAASRTASRLTTFQSTADRACNSFDSAALEHARSMADELDGEIVKLDTLAPGAQVEELRGAVRRYTADALAHCTAMLGGHVTDRLRDEVERDGHVAARLSRMIDDFRAARAAAISDDLDAIAAYTRRNAIILALTLIAALAAGLATSARLSRQIVADVVETTTELALAVADGDLTRRVEIRRDDELGSVSRALRGMIDGLRTLVGQVKGSVEVLAQTVEELTPAAEQIEKGAESLGVSSVQVDDATQSAGENLGAVAAAAGQSSRSAIELAEGAAVVMNSMDTAREQVESISASIRSVSTAVEELSASLGEVAKSSNHSADIAGKAANTARETNKVFEKLGVAAQEIGNVVGVINDIADQTNLLALNATIEAASAGEAGKGFAVVANEVKELAKQTALATQEIEERIRSIQSSTRSAVDAIETIGRIIDEMHENTRTIVIAVEQQTSTSAQIAASVADSVERTEEI